A genomic region of Gemmata massiliana contains the following coding sequences:
- a CDS encoding efflux RND transporter periplasmic adaptor subunit: protein MTYRHGLLTGITSTALAAGAIGAAWWVVAAPIKEPTKSAAPGIPATVPKPFKEDQAATVVLTADAEAKLALRTAPVTRASVPRARVFGGEVVVPPGRSILVSAPLAGTLKAGTAPVPGQLVRAGKPVLQLVPVLDPVGRANLTAARVDADGQVKTADEQLKLARITLGRAKEVLAEGGGRQRDVDDANAALKVAEQTHAAATARRDLLGKVLGELDSGTAAPIPIDAPADGVLRNVNSLPGQMVPAGAPLFEVINLDAVWVRVPVYVGDREEIDGAFATIRPLAAPTGSSGRGAWAVGAPPTANPLAGTVDLFFHTLNPDPSDDRWKAVAGAVGGFAVAPFAGAPLGPGQRVAVMLALKEPAEALIVPWAAVLYDFHGGTWVYVKTADRTYSRERVRVRHVTGERAVLDDGPAPGKEVVSAGAAELFGTETGFSK from the coding sequence ATGACATACCGGCACGGCCTTCTCACCGGGATTACCAGCACCGCGCTCGCGGCCGGGGCCATCGGCGCGGCGTGGTGGGTCGTCGCCGCGCCGATCAAGGAGCCGACCAAGTCGGCGGCCCCCGGTATCCCCGCGACCGTGCCCAAGCCGTTCAAGGAAGATCAGGCCGCGACGGTCGTGCTCACCGCCGACGCCGAAGCGAAACTCGCACTCCGCACCGCCCCGGTGACGCGCGCGTCGGTACCGCGGGCGCGCGTGTTCGGCGGGGAGGTGGTGGTCCCGCCCGGGCGCTCGATCCTGGTCTCCGCGCCGCTCGCCGGCACGCTCAAAGCGGGCACTGCGCCGGTCCCCGGTCAGCTCGTGCGGGCCGGCAAGCCGGTACTGCAACTCGTACCGGTGCTCGACCCGGTTGGCCGCGCGAACCTGACCGCGGCCCGCGTGGACGCCGACGGGCAGGTGAAGACGGCCGACGAGCAGCTGAAACTCGCGCGCATTACGCTGGGGCGCGCCAAGGAAGTTCTCGCCGAAGGCGGCGGGCGTCAGCGCGACGTGGACGACGCGAACGCCGCGCTAAAGGTGGCCGAGCAGACCCACGCAGCCGCGACCGCGCGGCGCGACTTGCTCGGGAAGGTGCTGGGCGAACTCGACTCCGGCACCGCGGCACCCATTCCCATCGACGCACCCGCGGACGGTGTGCTGCGGAACGTGAACTCGCTCCCCGGCCAGATGGTCCCGGCCGGCGCGCCACTGTTCGAGGTCATCAACCTCGATGCCGTCTGGGTCCGCGTGCCGGTGTACGTCGGCGACCGCGAGGAGATCGACGGCGCCTTCGCGACGATCCGGCCGCTTGCCGCTCCCACGGGTAGTAGCGGACGAGGCGCTTGGGCCGTGGGCGCTCCACCGACCGCGAACCCGCTCGCGGGGACCGTGGACCTCTTCTTCCACACGCTCAACCCGGACCCGAGTGACGACCGCTGGAAGGCGGTCGCGGGTGCCGTGGGCGGGTTCGCCGTCGCGCCGTTCGCCGGGGCGCCGCTCGGTCCCGGTCAGCGGGTCGCGGTCATGCTCGCGCTCAAGGAGCCGGCCGAGGCACTGATCGTGCCGTGGGCGGCCGTGCTCTACGACTTCCACGGCGGGACGTGGGTTTATGTGAAGACCGCCGACCGCACGTACTCGCGCGAGCGCGTGCGGGTGCGCCACGTGACCGGTGAGCGGGCCGTTTTGGACGACGGGCCGGCGCCGGGCAAGGAAGTTGTGAGCGCGGGCGCGGCGGAACTGTTCGGTACCGAAACCGGGTTCAGCAAGTAA
- a CDS encoding TolC family protein → MTALRTVLFAATVCGLIGCSTPKGADRSRVSAAVEARFGQPVGPNGPKTEQLIVPERLERGEPLTEEQAVVLALWNNAAFYEQLVELDLTRADLVQAGLLPNPEFVYYWPAANKPFKYLIDFPIESLWLRPLRMKATAAENERASARLTQLALDLIRDTRQAYADLQLARDRVRVSERAVQLREDILKLAEARLKAGDASELEASTARIDALQARQDLTRTGYEIPVARERLRNLTGLSAVTVELVPDAAVFDPHVGTPLDELVAEAVATRPDAAAADHAARAAVERLRVARLGWVRFLGLLDATSGRVTGHEFSPALRMTVPIFNRNQGGIARAQAELDQLERRKVTVYNQIVQDVRTAHARYQQARAELDLLKNKTRPEVEATIKRARAAFEKGGVTYLLVLETNRQLIDTYAREAQLFADLRRAWAELERSVGRKLSSPGRDSVGSEKPSP, encoded by the coding sequence GTGACGGCATTACGCACAGTTTTGTTCGCGGCCACGGTGTGCGGCTTAATCGGCTGCTCGACACCGAAGGGCGCGGATCGCTCCCGGGTTTCGGCTGCCGTCGAAGCTCGCTTCGGCCAACCGGTGGGACCGAACGGCCCAAAAACTGAGCAATTGATTGTTCCGGAGCGCCTGGAACGCGGCGAACCGCTCACCGAAGAACAAGCCGTGGTCCTCGCGTTGTGGAACAACGCCGCGTTCTACGAGCAACTCGTCGAACTCGATCTGACGCGGGCTGACCTCGTTCAAGCCGGGCTCCTCCCGAACCCGGAGTTCGTCTACTACTGGCCCGCCGCGAACAAGCCGTTCAAGTACCTCATCGATTTCCCGATCGAGTCGCTCTGGCTCCGCCCGTTGCGAATGAAGGCAACCGCGGCAGAAAACGAACGGGCCTCCGCGCGACTGACGCAACTCGCACTCGACCTCATTCGCGACACGCGCCAGGCATATGCCGACCTCCAGCTCGCCCGCGACCGCGTGCGCGTATCGGAGCGGGCGGTGCAGTTGCGCGAGGACATCCTCAAGCTCGCGGAGGCGCGTCTGAAGGCCGGGGACGCGAGCGAACTGGAAGCCTCGACTGCCCGGATCGATGCGCTCCAGGCGCGGCAAGACCTCACTCGCACCGGGTACGAGATCCCGGTCGCGCGGGAGCGCCTGCGGAACCTCACCGGGCTCTCGGCGGTTACCGTCGAACTCGTGCCGGACGCCGCGGTATTCGACCCGCACGTGGGAACCCCGCTCGACGAACTCGTTGCCGAGGCGGTTGCGACGCGCCCGGACGCGGCCGCCGCCGACCACGCGGCCCGCGCCGCGGTCGAGCGCCTGCGGGTCGCGCGCCTCGGCTGGGTGCGGTTCCTCGGGTTGCTCGATGCCACCAGCGGCCGCGTCACCGGGCACGAGTTCAGCCCGGCGCTGCGGATGACGGTCCCGATCTTCAACCGCAACCAGGGCGGGATCGCGCGGGCACAAGCCGAACTCGACCAACTCGAGCGCCGCAAAGTAACGGTTTACAACCAGATCGTGCAGGACGTGCGGACCGCGCACGCGCGCTACCAGCAGGCCCGGGCCGAATTGGACCTCCTGAAGAACAAGACGCGGCCGGAAGTGGAAGCCACAATCAAGCGGGCGCGGGCCGCGTTCGAGAAGGGCGGCGTGACGTACCTGCTGGTACTGGAAACCAACCGCCAGTTGATCGACACTTACGCCCGCGAAGCGCAACTGTTCGCCGACCTGAGACGGGCGTGGGCCGAACTGGAGCGGAGCGTGGGGCGCAAGTTGAGTTCCCCGGGCCGCGATTCCGTCGGGAGTGAGAAGCCATCACCATGA
- a CDS encoding efflux RND transporter permease subunit: MLTALISNSIRLRAVVLALCAVLLVVGSRSVQRAPLDVFPEFAPPLVEIQTEAPGLSTNEVESLVTMPIENALNGVPHVKTVRSKSVLGLSQVVLVLEGGADVMRVRQIVQERVTAVTRLLPTVALPPVILQPLSTTSRVMKIGILSAKGANLSQRDLTEVVMWTIRPKLMSVPGVANVAVWGQRDKQFQVIVHPDELRANNVTLDMVTLAARDAVALEGGGFVDTPNQRVAIRHSQYVRTPADLGQTVVDPRGGASLRLRDVAKVQYGSPPAIGDAVINDEPGILLIVEKQPEANTLELTRGVEAAIEDLRPGLKGVEVDTTIFRPATFIERAIENLSHALVIGCALVAVILVVFLFDWRTAVISLTAIPLSLVAALMVFAYSGATINTMVLAGLVIALGEVVDDAIIDVENISRRLRLATPEAARSPFSIVLAASLEVRSAVVYASLIVVLVFLPVFFLDGLAGAFFRPLALAYVVAIAASLFVALTVTPAMSYMLLTGRAHTAERDPPLTRVLKSGYRLVLPAFVVRPWQCLAALVLAFAVTGAAATRLGQEFLPNFQETDFLMHFVEKPGTSVEAMNRVTTAASKELRALENEKGQKLVRNFGSHIGRAEVADEPVGPNFTELWISIPEDADYEPTVKKIADVVYAYPGLYRDLLTYLRERXKEVLTGASGSVVVRLYGPDTAVLRAKAKDVEGAMKDVPGVTNLKVEPQVLVAQIDVQLRPEDLRKFGLTPGHVRRASTVLLKGQKVGEVFDGQKKFDVVVWGANNLRSDLGAVQELPIDVQNGTQVRLKDVADVRIVSAPNEVRRENTSRRLDVTCNVSGRDLGSVAREVEEKVKQIPFEREYHPEFLGEYQARQESTRKLYALSALALAGIVLLLFVDFGAWRPTLLVALTIPFALVGGVFAVTITTSVVSLGSMVGFVTVLGIAARNGIMLVSHFRHLETEEGVPFGVGLVLRGAEERLVPILMTALATGLALLPLAITGNKPGQEIEYPLAVVILGGLVTSTLLNLLLLPPLYLLVGRPVSTINYQ; encoded by the coding sequence ATGCTCACCGCGCTCATTTCCAATTCGATCCGGCTCCGCGCCGTCGTCCTCGCGCTGTGCGCGGTGCTGCTCGTCGTCGGGTCGCGCTCCGTCCAGCGGGCGCCGCTCGACGTGTTCCCCGAGTTCGCCCCGCCGCTCGTCGAGATCCAGACCGAAGCGCCGGGCCTCTCCACGAACGAGGTCGAATCGCTCGTCACGATGCCGATCGAGAACGCGCTCAACGGCGTGCCGCACGTGAAGACGGTGCGGTCGAAGTCCGTACTCGGGCTCTCGCAGGTGGTACTGGTTCTCGAGGGCGGCGCGGACGTGATGCGGGTCCGCCAGATCGTCCAGGAGCGGGTCACCGCGGTCACGCGCCTGCTCCCCACTGTTGCGCTGCCGCCCGTCATCCTCCAGCCACTGTCCACCACCAGCCGCGTGATGAAGATCGGCATCCTCTCGGCGAAGGGTGCGAACCTATCGCAGCGCGACCTCACCGAGGTGGTGATGTGGACGATTCGGCCGAAGTTGATGTCGGTCCCGGGGGTGGCGAACGTCGCGGTGTGGGGCCAGCGCGACAAACAGTTTCAGGTGATCGTCCACCCCGACGAGTTGCGGGCGAACAACGTCACGCTCGACATGGTGACGCTGGCCGCGCGCGACGCGGTCGCGCTCGAAGGCGGCGGGTTCGTGGACACACCGAACCAGCGGGTCGCGATCCGCCACTCGCAGTACGTGCGCACTCCGGCGGACCTTGGGCAAACGGTGGTCGATCCGCGTGGGGGAGCGTCTCTGCGATTGCGGGACGTAGCGAAGGTCCAGTACGGCTCCCCGCCGGCCATCGGCGACGCGGTCATCAACGACGAACCGGGCATTCTGCTTATCGTGGAGAAGCAGCCCGAAGCGAACACGCTCGAACTCACGCGCGGGGTCGAAGCGGCCATCGAAGACCTGCGACCGGGGCTAAAGGGCGTGGAGGTCGATACGACCATTTTCCGCCCCGCCACATTCATCGAGCGCGCCATCGAAAACCTGTCACACGCCCTCGTTATCGGGTGTGCGTTGGTCGCGGTGATCCTCGTGGTGTTCCTCTTCGACTGGCGCACCGCGGTCATCAGTTTGACCGCGATCCCGCTGTCCCTGGTCGCCGCGCTCATGGTGTTCGCGTATAGCGGCGCGACAATCAACACAATGGTATTGGCCGGGTTAGTCATCGCGCTGGGCGAGGTCGTAGACGACGCGATCATTGACGTCGAGAACATCTCGCGCCGGTTGCGCCTGGCGACACCGGAGGCCGCACGATCCCCTTTCAGCATCGTGCTCGCGGCCTCGCTCGAAGTGCGCTCCGCGGTGGTCTACGCGAGCCTGATTGTGGTGCTCGTGTTCCTGCCGGTCTTCTTCCTCGACGGGCTGGCCGGTGCATTCTTCCGGCCGCTCGCACTGGCCTATGTCGTAGCGATCGCCGCGTCGCTGTTCGTTGCGCTCACCGTCACGCCCGCGATGTCGTACATGCTGCTCACGGGCCGCGCTCACACTGCGGAACGCGATCCGCCGCTGACGCGAGTTCTGAAGAGCGGGTACCGGCTCGTATTGCCGGCGTTTGTGGTTCGGCCGTGGCAGTGCCTCGCGGCGCTGGTCCTCGCGTTTGCCGTCACGGGCGCCGCGGCCACGCGGCTCGGCCAGGAGTTCCTGCCGAACTTCCAGGAAACCGACTTCCTCATGCACTTCGTGGAGAAGCCCGGTACCTCGGTGGAGGCGATGAACCGCGTGACGACGGCCGCGAGCAAGGAGCTGCGCGCGCTCGAAAACGAGAAGGGGCAGAAGCTCGTTCGCAACTTCGGCTCGCACATCGGGCGCGCGGAGGTCGCGGACGAACCGGTCGGGCCGAACTTCACTGAGCTGTGGATCAGCATCCCGGAAGACGCGGACTACGAACCGACGGTGAAGAAGATCGCGGACGTGGTGTACGCCTACCCCGGACTGTACCGCGACCTCCTGACCTACCTGCGCGAGCGCANCAAGGAAGTCCTCACCGGCGCGAGCGGGAGTGTCGTCGTGCGGCTCTACGGCCCCGATACGGCGGTGCTGCGCGCGAAGGCGAAGGACGTGGAGGGGGCGATGAAGGACGTGCCCGGGGTCACGAACCTGAAGGTCGAACCACAGGTGCTGGTCGCCCAAATCGACGTCCAGTTGCGCCCCGAAGACCTCCGCAAGTTCGGCCTGACGCCGGGCCACGTGCGCCGCGCTTCGACCGTGCTCCTGAAGGGACAGAAGGTGGGTGAGGTGTTCGACGGGCAGAAGAAATTCGACGTGGTGGTGTGGGGCGCAAACAACCTCCGTTCCGACCTGGGAGCCGTTCAAGAGTTGCCGATCGACGTGCAGAACGGCACCCAGGTGCGGTTGAAGGACGTGGCCGACGTGCGCATCGTGTCCGCACCGAACGAGGTGCGACGCGAGAACACGAGTCGGCGCCTGGACGTGACGTGCAACGTGTCCGGGCGCGACCTCGGATCGGTCGCGCGCGAGGTCGAGGAGAAGGTGAAACAGATCCCGTTCGAGCGCGAGTACCACCCGGAGTTCCTGGGTGAGTACCAGGCGCGCCAGGAATCGACGCGGAAGCTGTACGCGCTTTCCGCGCTCGCACTGGCCGGGATCGTGCTGCTGTTGTTCGTGGACTTCGGCGCGTGGCGGCCGACGCTCCTCGTCGCGCTCACGATCCCGTTCGCGCTGGTCGGCGGGGTGTTCGCTGTAACGATCACAACGAGTGTCGTGTCACTCGGTTCGATGGTGGGCTTCGTCACGGTGCTGGGAATTGCGGCGCGGAACGGGATCATGCTGGTGAGCCACTTCCGGCACCTCGAAACCGAGGAGGGGGTGCCGTTCGGCGTGGGCCTCGTCCTGCGCGGCGCGGAGGAGCGGCTCGTCCCGATCTTGATGACCGCGCTCGCAACGGGCTTGGCCCTGCTCCCACTCGCGATTACCGGGAATAAACCCGGCCAGGAGATCGAGTACCCGCTCGCGGTGGTCATCCTCGGCGGGCTCGTCACCTCGACCCTCTTGAATCTGCTCTTGCTCCCACCACTGTATTTGCTGGTTGGTCGACCCGTTTCTACAATTAATTATCAATAG